The sequence ACCATCTCTGGTTTGTGTTACAGATGTTCCCTATAATAAAGCACTATGGGGAAGTTTTGgtgaaaaatgttcaaaaacGACTGGAAAAGGACAACACTGTGCCTGTAAAGGAGTAAGTAGCTGCTAGGAGCAGCAGGCTAAGCAGCAAACCTTGTTAGCAAGTGCTGTGGTTCATTCATTACTGGCAACGCAGATTGCTCGCTGGGTAAACCAGACCTCTGAAATGAGGAACGAGGCTAGCTGAATACCTGGCTGgaaatttgaaagggaaaatttAAGCTGAGATGTTAGTGAACATTCTAGAGGCAGAGACCCAGAGAGAAGTCTTCTAAAGGGAATTAGATGGGGAGAAAAGTGCTCCAGAACAGCTTTGTGAATCCACAGATCCAAGATAACCCCAAATCTGCCAGGAAAACCCAGTTTTACCTGCATATACTCAGGATGTCTGTACACCTTCTTATACCACAGGACACTGGGGTTGCTGGCCTCTCTGCCCCacacacagcactgagggatgcTCATCCATCATGTGCCCCTTTACTGGGGGGAGTGGGAAGGAGGCTGTAGTGTGGCCCCAGGTGTATCACCCTCATCTGTGCCCTCCACGTGGGCTCTGGAACAAAACCTGTGTATTTTACCCCCAATTTCAAAGCACAGATGCAGAAGGGGTAGTGCACACCAGTAGTCACATACCAGCAAAGCTTTCCCCTACCAAAAATCCCATGAGGAGTCTTGGACAGTCTGTAATATTATAGGGCTGTGCTGGGTTGAACAAGACCATTTCATGGCATGTTTGAAGCAAGCTCCCCTCCCCAAGAAGCTAACATACCCGAGAGCCACATGCTGTTTTACCACTAACCCATTCATGTAGCTACATGCTGTTTTAAAATCCTCAGAAAAGCTGTCCGATTTCAAAACCCACATAGACTTGAAACCAAAGCTCTCTAAAAATCTATCCCTTTCACTATAAGTGCTTTTCAGTTACCATATATCCAATTTCCTCTTCAAAACCAGGGCAAGAGGTCTTATGAGAACTTATATTTGAATGTCGCAtaggcattaggaaaaaaatatattcacttgGTCCAAATATTTAACCACAGTCTATCTTTTCTATCTTTCCTCAGCATCTTTGGAAGTTACAGCATGGATGTTGTCACCAGCACTTCGTTTGGTGTGAACATTGACTCCATGAACAACCCCAAAGACCCCTTTGTCAGAGAGATGCAAAAGCTGGTCAAGTTTGACTTTTTTGACCCACTCTTCATCTTGTCATGTAAGTGACTTTTTCGAAAGCTTTGTTCAGGTGTCAGAGTACTATTGAAGTGTGACTTTAACAAGCATATCAGACTGGTGCATCCTATACATTAACCAAACAACTATTGCTTATATAACTTCACTAGGTAGGATGGAAGTCCTAATGGCTCTTGTCTCATCAATTCCTCATTGTTAGCTTCATGCTAAAACTCTGGGAAGGAGCTGAATAAAAACTTCCTCCACCTTTGACATCCACAATGCAAGAAACATATGGACATCCCAGCCAATATCCAAATAAATGCTGGAAAATTATTCGAGGGCTGAAAAGAAAGTTAAGCTGTGAGGCTCGAGGAGGGTGGTGttatctgaaatacattttctggaAGAGTGCTGAGTGGGGACTATAATTAGATGCTATTTCCTAGCAGTGCAATAGCTTAGCAGTGATGGTGATGGACCTTAAATCACTTGCAACCTTAAATCAAGATTAGATACCTTGCTAAAACATGGGGAAAGTTGTGATCTGTGCATAGAGGAGGTTCTGGTGCTGCAGATTTTATGAATCTATATATGAGCTCAAGATCCAGTCTCTATGATGAAGGAAATGCTCTGAAGGGGACTTGAAAGTCTTTGTGTGAGCACAGCATGGCAGTGAATAGCTCAGCCTGTAGAAAGAATTCAGAATTTGCAGCATTTCTCTTCTGAGCCACATTCCTGTTGTAGTGCTGTACAACGTACAGAAGTAACCTGTACTTAGAAAAGGTAGTGGCATATGCTTTGGTCATCTCTTAGAGCAATGATTATACCCAGCTCAGTTGTACTTTGACAAAAACTTGGGAGAGGGTTGCATCAAGACAAACTATcccaaggaaaggagaaagaggggaaaaggcaAATTCCAGGCTTTTCCCAGGTaaagaaatcaagaaaggaaataatttctcagtAGCATCATTACTTCCTCAGTAGCATCCATAGCTACCTTATAGGAGGTGGAATTTATTTACAGTGTGTGACTTTactcttaatttgtttttcagttgtaTTCCCATTTCTTGTTCCTCTTTTGGCCAAGATGAATGTAAGCTTCTTCCCCAGTGATGCTGTAGATTTCTTCATGAGATCCATCGCCAAAATTAAGCAGGATCGTGAAAAGGAGACTCACAAGGTAAATGAGCATGTATTTACTAGCAATTGTGGCAGAAAATACACTTAAGTGAAATATAATTAGGGTGATGATATCAAAGGTGAAACCAAATTATGACGACTCAACAAAACCCTGAATCTACGTAAACACTTGATTTTAATACTGTCAGAAAAACCTCACCTGACCAGTCCTGTCACAGAATCAAGTGGACTTTGTACATCTGTGATCTGAAGCTAAATCCAGATAAAGGCTCACTGGAATTGGACTAAGCCTGGGTTTGCAGAACTTATAATAAGTCAAAGTAAGACAGTCCCTGAAGATTAGGCAGAGGATGAGAGAGAGCAGCACAAGAGCAGCAATACCACTGATCAGGATTGCACCTTCCCCTCTCACTTTTCAAAAATTGAGGCTGCTTCCTGGCAAAATTCTCCCTTTTAGAGTTTGGATCCCTTTCCTGAAATTTATTCAAGACACTGCTCTCCCACACAATGGCTTCACAAAAAGGACATATaggtttcaaaaataaaaagcaactattatttttttcaatgtcaTGCACATTTTGGGGACACTTTCAGTTTAGAAATCATGCTTAGGCTGTGAAATCTGTTTATCTGAGTCCTCCAAGGGACCTGTCACCAAAAAAACTCTCCTGCTTCTCTTCTCAGGGCAGAGTAGATTTTCTGCAACTGATGATCGAATCCAAGAACTCAACCAGTAATGAGAGCAGTGAAGCAAATCACTCATACAAAGGTAACGACATCCAAATACTCATCACAGGAACATGGGCTGTGGGAGCAAGGAGAATATGGAAGCTCTTTCCCAGAGAAAGGCTCAATGGGTCACCACCAGCTCCGCTGACCAGCTCCAGGCAGAAGTCTCTGTGTCTTGCTGCCAGCACCAGGGCTAAGGGTCCTTTGCCAGGGAGTAGGACTGCCATGTCAATCATTTATACCTGGGAAACAATCTGACTCCTCTATCAAATGACTTTTTCCAGACAATAGAGTAGCTATAAATGTGTTATCAGACAACAACCACAACAAACCTGCCTTAACCCCACACATTGCTACCTGTTCCCTGCTGAGACCATCAGCCAACACTGGTTTTGCTCATCCCATGTCCTCTCTCCTCACAGCCCTGACCGACTCAGAGATCCTGTCACAAGCgttcatttttatatttgctgGGTATGAGCCCACCAGCAACACACTTGGTTATCTGGCATATGAACTGGCCCTGCATCCCGACGTGCAGCAAAAACTGCTGGAGGAAATCGACACAATTTTACCCAACAAGGTGAGGGGACGTTGAGTGATGGTGAAGACCCTCTGGCCCTGCTGTTCTCCTTGTTCAGTCAAGACAATGAGAAATCTTTAGCTCCTAAACACCCTCCCCCTGGTATCTTCTAAGAGCTCTAAGAGACACACACTGAGACAACTCAGTCCTGTAATGATTTTCTTTTAGCAGCTGAAACCTTCCAGGCCACCCCACTGCACAAACCCATTTGCCATACTCTGCACCCATGCACAAGTGGATGTGGATTTCCAGACATCTCCATCACTCAGGGATGGAAAATGAAACCAATTATGTGATTTCtaacttgtattttgtttttcagtgagtcTGAGTCATAGCTGGGGCAGTAGGAGTTGGGGACACTCTGGTCTCAGCAGTCATTTTAGGACAATCCCTTCCTCATGCCAACATACCTGGTCACCTTTCTCCTGCTGTCCTACAGGCTCCTCTCACATACGAAGCAATGATGCAATTGGAATATCTTGACATGACAGTGAATGAAACCCTTCGGCTCTTTCCCCTTGGAGGACGGCTTGAGAGAGCCTGCAAGAAAGATGTAGAAATAAACGGAGTGACCATTCCCAAAGGAACCATTGTTATGATCCCACCCTACACCCTGCACCGCGACCCCGAATACTGGCCAAACCCAGAAGAGTTCAGACCAGAAAGGTACAAAAAGCATaatgaaagggaagaaatacGCTGCTTCTTCCTCACATAGTAATTAAGTATTAACCTCTGATTAACTTCCTAACGGTGTTCTTCCTATCTCTTTACAAATAGTAC comes from Strix aluco isolate bStrAlu1 chromosome 15, bStrAlu1.hap1, whole genome shotgun sequence and encodes:
- the LOC141930319 gene encoding cytochrome P450 3A24-like, producing the protein MNLLPSFSTETWALLLIFLALLVAYGIWPFGLFKKLGIPGPRPLPFFGTCLEYRKGFLEFDNECFQKYGKVWGIYDGRQPVIGVVDPQIIKSVLVKECYSIFTNRRHIDLAGVLNNAISLAEDEQWKRIRTVLSPTFTSGKLKEMFPIIKHYGEVLVKNVQKRLEKDNTVPVKDIFGSYSMDVVTSTSFGVNIDSMNNPKDPFVREMQKLVKFDFFDPLFILSFVFPFLVPLLAKMNVSFFPSDAVDFFMRSIAKIKQDREKETHKGRVDFLQLMIESKNSTSNESSEANHSYKALTDSEILSQAFIFIFAGYEPTSNTLGYLAYELALHPDVQQKLLEEIDTILPNKAPLTYEAMMQLEYLDMTVNETLRLFPLGGRLERACKKDVEINGVTIPKGTIVMIPPYTLHRDPEYWPNPEEFRPERFSKENKETINPYTYLPFGAGPRNCIGMRFALLTLKVAITILLQHFTFQTCKETQIPLQLNSQGLLSPKKPIILKLVPRTNTAPAKA